From Oncorhynchus clarkii lewisi isolate Uvic-CL-2024 chromosome 26, UVic_Ocla_1.0, whole genome shotgun sequence, the proteins below share one genomic window:
- the LOC139384759 gene encoding COUP transcription factor 2-like gives MAMVTWRNGEENVARDSQGGISSPVSQGEPLSLSTDLTGHLNPTSSLDIPSTRQTPQGAHSSNTSQSITSQTSTNSMDKQQPQQIECVVCGDKSSGKHYGQFTCEGCKSFFKRSVRRNLGYTCRASRNCPIDQHHRNQCQYCRLKKCVKVGMRREAVQRGRMLPTQPYHGQFSITNGDPLQCHSYLSGYISLLMRAEPYPTSRYSTQCMQSNNLVGIENICELAARMLFSAVEWARNIPFFPDLQITDQVALLRLTWSELFVLNAAQCSMPVHVAPLLAAAGLHAAPMSTERVVSFMDHIRIFQEQVEKLKVLHVDSAEYSCIKAIVLFTSDACGLSDVTHVDDLQEKSQCALEEYIRSQYPNQPNRFGRLLLRLPSLRTVSSSVIEQLFFIRLVGKTPIETLIRDMLLSGSSFNWPYMSMQ, from the exons ATGGCAATGGTAACGTGGAGAAACGGCGAGGAAAATGTCGCCCGCGACTCTCAAGGCGGAATCTCTTCCCCGGTCTCTCAAGGCGAACCGTTATCCCTCTCTACCGACCTAACGGGACACCTCAATCCCACATCCTCTCTGGATATCCCATCAACACGTCAGACACCCCAAGGCGCTCATTCAAGCAATACATCTCAATCTATCACTAGCCAAACGTCGACTAACTCCATGGACAAACAACAGCCTCAGCAGATCGAGTGTGTGGTGTGCGGGGATAAATCCAGCGGGAAGCACTATGGTCAGTTCACATGTGAGGGGTGTAAGAGCTTCTTCAAACGGAGCGTCAGACGGAACCTCGGCTACACCTGCCGCGCTAGCAGGAACTGTCCCATTGATCAACACCACAGGAATCAATGCCAGTACTGCCGCCTCAAGAAATGTGTCAAAGTGGGAATGCGGAGAGAAG CGGTTCAGAGAGGGAGGATGCTGCCTACTCAACCGTACCACGGTCAGTTCTCCATAACCAACGGAGACCCTCTCCAATGCCACTCCTACCTTTCTGGATACATCTCCCTGCTCATGCGAGCCGAGCCCTACCCCACATCCAGATACAGCACGCAGTGTATGCAGTCCAACAACCTCGTGGGGATCGAGAACATCTGTGAGCTGGCCGCCCGGATGCTGTTCTCGGCGGTGGAGTGGGCCCGAAACATCCCCTTCTTCCCCGACCTCCAGATCACCGACCAGGTCGCCCTGCTCCGGCTCACTTGGAGCGAGTTGTTCGTGCTGAACGCGGCCCAGTGCTCAATGCCGGTGCATGTGGCTCCTCTCCTGGCCGCGGCAGGGCTGCATGCCGCCCCCATGTCGACGGAGAGAGTCGTGTCTTTCATGGACCATATCCGGATCTTCCAGGAGCAGGTGGAGAAGCTGAAGGTTCTGCATGTTGACTCAGCCGAGTACAGCTGCATTAAGGCTATAGTTCTCTTTACGTCAG ATGCGTGCGGTCTGTCAGACGTGACTCACGTGGACGATCTTCAGGAGAAGTCCCAGTGCGCCCTGGAAGAGTACATCAGGAGCCAGTACCCTAACCAACCGAACCGGTTTGGGAGGCTACTACTCCGTCTGCCCTCTCTACGCACCGTCTCCTCGTCCGTTATAGAACAGTTATTCTTCATCCGGTTGGTCGGAAAAAcaccaatagaaactctcattagGGATATGTTGCTTTCCGGAAGCAGTTTTAATTGGCCTTACATGTCGATGCAGTAG